aaaaaaagaaatcactgttAGCATTGGAGCCTGAATAACTCTGGGTTGAGGCCTTGTGTACACAAACTCCTTTAATACCTTCACCTCAGGATGATTGAGAATTAATCAAGATAATGTATCTTAAGTACTTTACCCAGTACCAGAGTGTGCATGTGCTTGGACGATAAAAGAGAATGTCAGCCCAAGTCTCCCTACAGAGATGTTTAGGCCAGTTAACTCCTTATCCTGGACCAGCTCCCGTATCCAAGAGAAAATTGTCATCCCAGGATGCTGGTCCTGGCTTGCGCCTTTCTTCTTGTCGGTTTTAGTTCTAGTTGTAAATGTGAAGTTCCCcgtctctttctcccccaccttcccttctCCAGACTGCTCGGCCTCTCTGCCCCTTGCCCCTTGCCCCTTGCCCCTTGCCCCATGCCCCAGGTGTCCCTCCTGCTGTATGACTCCACCAGGATGAGGCGCCTTCTGTCCAAGGCTGTGCTGATAGACGACGATGATGAAGATGACTATCCCTGGAGACAGAACGCTCACAAGTACTGCATCCACCTCGGCCTCGGCCCCTTCCTCCGGTTCACTCTGGGAAATTACTGGGTCTTTTCTGTGTATCTGCCTAGCTTCATCCCGCCTATCCAGCAGCCTCAGGCTTGCTGTGAGAGAAGCCTGTGTCTCTTTGCAGTCGGGGTGCTGGGGCTCAGTCACCCTGTGCTGGCCATGCTCATCCTGGGCAACGGCTATGTCTACGTGTGCGCCAGGTGGAGACTTGCTGCCAGTGAAGACTGACAACACGCTttccagccacacacacacacacacacacacacacacacacacacagagttttggAAGAAAAGCTCATTGGTGAGTTGGTAGAACCTTCCCACAGGCATTGCGTAAACCCCAAATCACACAGGGGCTTCTAACAGACTCAAGAAACTTCACACGGACATACAGAAAGCGCTCACACTCTTCTCCAGGTGGGAAATTTGTACTCACGAGTGTTttcacagggatttttttttttttgttttttgaggggatGAGACAAGGGAGGTGAAGAACGGGAGGCCCCTCCCAATCCCAGTGCAGTTGTGAGGACCGTCACAGAGCACAGTCAGCTGTGATTATTATTGCTActgctgggggcgggggtggggtggggtgggatggggggCTTCATCTACAGACAGGCTTCCCAAAGTTACGGAAGTGTAGATCTTCAACTCAAGTCTACCTTAGCTTTAGCACAATGTCTTCTGTTATTAAAAGGAGAAAGATGCTATTATGGTTTTGATATAAAAAAAGCTCATGTATTGAAGGCTGGGGCCTCCCGGTGTTCAGTGCTCAGAGACTAGGCCTTTGGGAAGTGGCTGGATCGTGAGGATTCCGCCTCCATCAACAGAGAAGTCCAGTGAATACGAACAGACCACGGGGAAGTTGCGAGACTGTGGAACGCGAGGCCCGCTTGGGGTGGGCCACAGATGATGTCATCTTGTCACCTGTGGCCCCTTCCTGTCACTCTTCCTGACCACCATGAGGTGAGTTCCACTTTcttactttccttcctttctttttcttttcttttcttttttccattcctctctctcctctttctttcctctgtctctcttctttatctACTTCAATGTTCTGTGTAGCCCACGCTGGTCCGG
The nucleotide sequence above comes from Jaculus jaculus isolate mJacJac1 chromosome 7, mJacJac1.mat.Y.cur, whole genome shotgun sequence. Encoded proteins:
- the Tmem272 gene encoding transmembrane protein 272; the encoded protein is MFLSLEGVKVLEDCPTQLLIPSYLLGGGIIGALEGRCVSLLLYDSTRMRRLLSKAVLIDDDDEDDYPWRQNAHKYCIHLGLGPFLRFTLGNYWVFSVYLPSFIPPIQQPQACCERSLCLFAVGVLGLSHPVLAMLILGNGYVYVCARWRLAASED